In a single window of the Heliangelus exortis chromosome 1, bHelExo1.hap1, whole genome shotgun sequence genome:
- the RELT gene encoding tumor necrosis factor receptor superfamily member 19L, with protein sequence MKRSGMCWWLITVLGVLSGSSAGSHHSQDPRMPGCPPGEEPTVGGPSCRVCPPGTFSPGNVSCSAHTRCQDGNRILVAPGTLVTDTSCGSCLPGFYSPGGEREPRGRCLPCATAPHSTPGCPARRRIRSPETPDWPTGSNGTRVVPRGEKEEEEEEEEEATQAAVLTVVPVFCTMGLLGILVCNLLKKKGFYCTTAKDPQPSGPDPTSIYHLEDDNEDTIGVLVRLITEKKENAAALEELLKEHHGHHPMSPLGCTPPDKLHLLPQFPSPCQHFHTVQGPSPCARCEEKKWPQILPPPSPPSPPSPVTTHSVGRFQVSRIPRRGARWGVTSPGVPSLVGVGWDPPG encoded by the exons GTGCTGAGCGGATCCAGCGCCGGGAGCCACCATTCCCAGGATCCCAGGATGCCCGGATGCCCCCCAGGAGAGGAGCCCACGGTGGGG GGTCCCTCCTGTCGAGTTTGTCCCCCTGGCACCTTCTCCCCAGGGAACGTCTCCTGCTCCGCTCACACCCGCTGCCAGGATGGCAACAGGATCCTGGTGGCACCAGGGACACTGGTGACAGACACCAGCTGTGGGTCCTGCCTGCCAGGGT TTTACAGCcctggaggggagagggagccCCGGGGCCGGTGCCTGCCCTGTGCCACTgcaccccacagcaccccagggtgcccag CCCGACGGAGGATCCGCAGCCCAGAAACTCCGGATTGGCCAACGGGGAGCAACGGGACACGAGTGGTCCCCAGGGgtgagaaagaggaggaggaggaggaggaagaagaggcgACGCAGGCGGCCGTGCTGACCGTCGTCCCTGTCTTCTGCACCATGGGCTTGTTGGGCATCCTGGTCTGCAACCTCCTGAAGAAAAAGGGGTTCTACTGCACCACTGCCAAGGATCCTCAGCCCTCTGGCCCAG ATCCCACCTCCATCTACCACCTGGAGGATGACAACGAGGACACCATCGGGGTCCTGGTGCGGTTGATCACCGAGAAGAaag AAAATGCTGCAgcactggaggagctgctgaaggagcATCACGGCCACCACCCGATGTCACCACTGGGCTGCACCCCCCCAGATAA gtTGCatctcctgcctcagtttccctccccctgccagCACTTCCACACAGTGCAGGGTCCCTCCCCCTGCGCCCGCTGCGAGGAGAAGAAGTGGCCCCAGATCCTGCCACCCCCCAgtcctcccagtccccccagtcCGGTCACCACCCACTCGGTTGG caggtTTCAGGTGTCCCGGATCCCGAGACGAGGAGCGAGGTGGGGGGTGACATCCCCTGGGGTCCCCTCCCTGGTGGGAGTGGGATGGGACCCCCCTGGCTGA